Proteins found in one Kangiella sediminilitoris genomic segment:
- a CDS encoding Maf family protein, whose amino-acid sequence MAAEYSTIYLASGSPRRQEILQQLGVTFQQIANHFDETLLPGESPREYVSRVALGKAMSALEGDEYQKQWPVLTADTTVVHNNEALGKPQDLEHATELLQRLSGNTHTVISSVVIATPQQHWQSTVETEVVFAPLDTQLIERYCQSKEPLGKAGGYAIQGLGGSLVESIRGSYSNVVGLPIYQTRLLLEDVGIQFALR is encoded by the coding sequence ATGGCAGCAGAATACTCAACGATTTATCTGGCGTCTGGTTCGCCACGTCGTCAGGAGATATTGCAACAGCTTGGTGTAACGTTCCAGCAGATAGCAAATCATTTTGATGAAACGCTTCTGCCGGGTGAAAGTCCAAGAGAGTATGTATCGAGAGTTGCTCTGGGTAAAGCGATGTCAGCTCTTGAGGGTGATGAATACCAGAAGCAGTGGCCGGTTCTGACAGCAGACACCACGGTAGTACACAATAATGAAGCTTTGGGTAAACCTCAGGACCTGGAGCATGCGACAGAGTTGTTGCAACGTCTGAGCGGGAATACCCATACTGTCATATCAAGTGTCGTCATAGCGACCCCCCAGCAGCACTGGCAAAGTACGGTAGAAACCGAAGTGGTGTTTGCGCCACTGGATACCCAGTTGATAGAGCGCTATTGCCAAAGCAAAGAGCCACTGGGTAAAGCCGGTGGTTATGCCATACAGGGACTTGGCGGTTCCCTGGTTGAGTCAATTCGCGGAAGTTATAGTAACGTTGTTGGTTTACCCATTTATCAGACACGTCTCTTGTTGGAAGACGTAGGCATTCAGTTTGCACTGAGATAA
- a CDS encoding YhdP family protein, whose protein sequence is MAKSFVRFLRKTLTKLLWLMSVLVIIFVVLLSLAKLTLPYWTEDKARMIALAEAEFGGQFDYQSLDVDWTKFKPSIFMEDVQWSSDDGDVSLGSSKSLIVLNFWESLFKGYLVTEKVELNTVTLDIAINESAASNDFSPNVELFLKRYPEIINQESIAIDNVSINFRKNDQSKKVQVSQLNFIRRDQQRQLTLDFQSEFASQGKVIVESDGKPFADDNPIDIYGLLRDFDLVNSSQFFNLPQGIPVELADTEFWLSYEGDFPVSGKLLFKADSTDSKVAKLDAEINYIHEGRYTIFSSDKFHVVERQESGDLKRYNSYFKVVRDKVDEDTTVWRFEAQNTPIGYFSSLSIPFMPQDIRQHLIDLKPEGDLVSLDLETLQKNKELVPINGRAKVDSFSVQSTANSPGVMLKSLFVNKLDDGWTVRASTEDSNIKWPGVFKNNIPVDTLSLDAWISFKESPFIKVNSFALDNPDTEVFASGKIEIVDGDPDMSIYAEARNVNIAALETYWPRNEMDEEVLSFLDQSLISGQVDFGKLTWRGNIENFPYENNDGQFDIQAKVSDSQFNFDKDWPQLENLSADVHFLNNKLMINATSGSVLGNDIGNVEGVIESIFTENSVLKMDIENQVAYQPYRDLFFESPIHQWLGDDLIDLKFSGKLDHKLSVSIPLSEDDDNTRLTGNISFNGQSIQLDGYNFALDSLTGSLHYTERGAYSKNLKGEIWKSPVTLDITVDEYTESDDLVNINAESMFNLARAVEFHNIQAPLKIEGESPVTLHYRKDVGGSASLILRSDLKGTLIEGPSWLSKSKSAAASFLATLFQTEGRIQSRTIYRDTVSAQLNFSQSNPEDINGVIALGELATNSIQVPPQGVAIQGFFPEIHSYEWINSLQMKKEGDFFWPKWIDHIAVRTDLFTVAGQSLHEVSLTDSLLDDESVRFNVSAKEGNGSLTLFTDGRKHVVVDSLDIELQPFSSLSESELDLQKDALDKWQLECFSCKINGIDTGKLTLVSTKEGDAVVLKGDSQIKGQLAAYLEGRWQDDQSAVNIRFTTQDTGALLKRWGYGDGLKETEATGSIALSWPGGFHDISLETLNGNISLDTGPGAVKELSDRQARVFSLFSLQSVRRRLSLDFSDLFEDGFFYDTMRGVFTIKNGVVHSDDVFINGTAADVEVKGSIDLVEQTVDQNVTVVPKLGSSLPVLAGWAIEPTTGLIMLLVNKIFEPVIDVVVSIEYKVTGDLANPEVVELSKKSKEVTVPESELKTEQERQEPTDAEPESDEEKLPSEQETAEDINDE, encoded by the coding sequence ATGGCAAAATCGTTTGTTAGATTCTTGAGAAAAACATTAACCAAATTACTTTGGTTGATGTCGGTTCTTGTCATTATATTTGTTGTCCTTCTGTCGCTGGCTAAACTGACCTTACCCTATTGGACAGAAGATAAAGCTAGGATGATAGCTTTAGCCGAGGCAGAGTTCGGTGGTCAGTTTGATTACCAGTCACTGGATGTAGACTGGACAAAATTTAAACCCAGTATTTTTATGGAAGATGTTCAATGGAGTAGTGATGACGGTGATGTCTCATTGGGTTCCAGCAAGAGTCTTATAGTTCTTAATTTCTGGGAAAGTTTGTTCAAAGGTTATTTAGTTACTGAAAAGGTTGAGCTTAATACGGTAACTCTTGATATTGCGATCAATGAGTCTGCCGCTAGCAATGACTTTTCCCCCAATGTTGAATTATTCCTTAAACGTTATCCGGAAATCATTAATCAAGAATCCATTGCAATTGATAATGTATCGATTAACTTCAGAAAAAATGATCAAAGCAAAAAGGTCCAGGTCTCACAGTTAAACTTTATCAGGCGAGATCAGCAGCGGCAGTTAACGCTCGACTTTCAAAGTGAATTTGCATCTCAGGGTAAGGTTATTGTTGAGTCTGATGGCAAACCATTTGCTGACGATAACCCCATCGACATATATGGTTTACTTCGTGACTTTGACTTGGTCAATAGTAGTCAGTTCTTTAATTTACCTCAGGGAATTCCAGTTGAGCTCGCGGATACAGAGTTTTGGCTAAGCTATGAAGGTGATTTTCCTGTATCCGGTAAGTTACTTTTTAAAGCTGACAGCACGGATTCAAAAGTAGCTAAGTTAGATGCAGAAATTAACTATATACATGAAGGTCGTTATACGATTTTTTCCAGCGATAAGTTTCATGTAGTAGAGCGTCAGGAGTCTGGTGACTTAAAACGCTACAATAGTTACTTCAAGGTTGTCAGGGATAAGGTTGATGAAGACACTACGGTATGGCGTTTTGAAGCACAGAATACACCAATCGGTTACTTTTCTTCTCTGTCCATCCCTTTTATGCCCCAGGACATAAGACAACACCTAATAGACTTAAAGCCCGAGGGTGATTTAGTCTCTTTGGATCTTGAAACACTTCAAAAAAATAAAGAGCTGGTTCCGATTAACGGTAGAGCCAAGGTAGACTCGTTCAGTGTACAGTCTACTGCGAATTCTCCCGGGGTAATGCTGAAAAGCCTGTTTGTAAACAAGCTTGATGATGGGTGGACTGTTAGAGCGAGCACTGAGGATTCCAATATTAAATGGCCCGGAGTATTTAAAAACAATATTCCCGTGGATACCTTAAGTCTGGATGCATGGATTAGTTTCAAAGAAAGCCCATTTATTAAGGTGAACTCTTTTGCTTTAGATAACCCTGATACAGAAGTCTTTGCCAGCGGCAAAATTGAGATTGTGGATGGCGATCCTGATATGTCAATTTATGCTGAAGCTCGTAACGTTAATATTGCCGCATTGGAAACCTACTGGCCTCGTAATGAAATGGACGAAGAGGTACTGTCTTTTCTCGATCAGTCTTTAATTTCTGGACAAGTTGATTTTGGTAAATTGACATGGCGTGGCAATATCGAAAACTTTCCTTATGAAAACAATGATGGCCAGTTTGATATACAGGCAAAAGTATCGGACAGCCAGTTTAATTTTGATAAGGACTGGCCACAACTGGAAAATCTATCGGCTGATGTTCACTTTTTGAATAATAAGTTGATGATCAATGCCACTTCAGGAAGTGTTCTCGGAAATGATATTGGGAATGTTGAGGGAGTGATTGAGTCAATTTTTACAGAAAATTCTGTACTTAAGATGGACATTGAAAACCAGGTAGCTTATCAACCGTATAGAGATTTGTTTTTCGAATCACCGATACATCAGTGGCTTGGAGACGATTTAATCGACCTCAAGTTTTCTGGAAAACTTGATCATAAATTAAGTGTCAGCATTCCACTTAGTGAGGATGATGACAATACTCGGCTGACGGGTAATATCAGCTTCAATGGGCAAAGCATTCAGCTTGACGGTTACAACTTTGCTCTCGATTCCTTGACGGGATCGCTTCATTACACTGAAAGAGGCGCCTACTCTAAAAATTTGAAAGGGGAAATCTGGAAGAGTCCGGTCACTCTGGATATTACTGTTGATGAATATACTGAAAGTGATGATCTGGTCAATATTAATGCAGAATCAATGTTCAATCTCGCCAGAGCAGTAGAATTTCATAATATACAGGCTCCGCTTAAGATTGAGGGTGAAAGTCCAGTGACTCTTCACTACAGGAAAGATGTGGGCGGTTCGGCCTCACTGATTTTGCGCAGCGACTTGAAAGGGACGCTGATAGAAGGCCCATCCTGGCTGAGCAAGTCAAAGTCAGCAGCGGCATCTTTTCTGGCAACCTTGTTTCAAACCGAAGGACGGATTCAGTCAAGAACCATTTACAGGGATACTGTCTCGGCACAGTTGAATTTTAGCCAGTCTAATCCGGAAGATATCAATGGAGTGATTGCTCTGGGAGAGCTGGCGACGAACTCTATTCAAGTTCCACCTCAAGGGGTTGCGATACAGGGCTTCTTTCCAGAAATTCATAGTTACGAATGGATTAATAGTCTGCAGATGAAAAAAGAAGGCGACTTCTTCTGGCCCAAGTGGATTGATCATATCGCTGTTAGGACGGATTTATTTACCGTAGCAGGACAATCACTACATGAAGTTTCATTAACAGACTCATTACTGGATGATGAAAGCGTTCGTTTTAATGTCAGTGCAAAAGAAGGTAATGGTAGTTTGACTCTGTTCACTGACGGCCGAAAACATGTGGTAGTGGATAGTCTGGATATTGAATTACAGCCATTTTCCAGCTTGTCTGAGTCTGAGCTGGATCTCCAAAAAGATGCACTTGATAAGTGGCAGCTGGAATGCTTTAGCTGCAAAATCAATGGGATTGATACTGGAAAGTTAACACTGGTTTCAACAAAGGAAGGTGACGCTGTTGTTTTAAAAGGCGACAGCCAAATAAAAGGGCAGTTAGCTGCCTATTTAGAGGGACGCTGGCAGGATGATCAGAGCGCGGTCAATATTCGCTTCACCACACAGGATACCGGTGCTCTCCTCAAGCGATGGGGTTATGGCGATGGATTGAAAGAAACAGAAGCCACAGGCAGTATCGCTCTATCGTGGCCGGGAGGGTTTCATGACATCAGCCTGGAAACCTTGAACGGTAATATCAGTTTAGATACCGGACCGGGTGCTGTGAAAGAGCTGAGCGATCGTCAGGCGCGAGTGTTCAGTTTATTTTCACTACAAAGCGTTCGCCGACGGCTGTCGCTAGACTTTAGCGACTTGTTTGAAGATGGATTCTTCTATGACACAATGCGCGGAGTATTTACCATTAAAAATGGCGTGGTCCACAGTGATGATGTATTCATCAACGGTACTGCAGCGGATGTTGAAGTCAAAGGAAGTATTGATTTAGTCGAACAGACTGTCGATCAAAATGTTACTGTGGTGCCAAAGCTGGGATCAAGTTTACCTGTGCTAGCCGGCTGGGCAATTGAACCGACAACTGGCTTGATCATGCTGCTGGTTAACAAGATATTCGAGCCTGTGATTGATGTTGTAGTGAGTATTGAATATAAAGTGACGGGCGATCTGGCCAACCCAGAAGTTGTTGAGTTAAGTAAAAAATCGAAAGAAGTGACAGTTCCTGAGTCTGAGCTAAAGACAGAGCAAGAAAGACAGGAACCCACTGACGCTGAGCCCGAGTCAGACGAAGAAAAGTTACCATCCGAGCAAGAAACGGCGGAGGATATTAATGATGAGTGA
- a CDS encoding rod shape-determining protein, with product MFNKLRGLFSTDLSIDLGTANTLIYVRDQGIVLDEPSVVAIRQDRTGGAKSIAAVGEAAKKMLGRTPGSIVAIRPMKDGVIADFEVTEKMLQHFIRKVHDNTFFRPSPRVLVCVPCGSTQVERRAIKESALGAGARDVYLIEEPVAAAVGAGLPVNEARGSMVVDIGGGTTEIAILSLNGVVYSDSVRIGGDRFDEAIIEYIRRNYGTIIGEATAERIKHEIGTAYPGTEVRELDVRGRNLAEGIPRSFTINSNEILEALQNPLHGIVRAVKTVLEQSPPELAADISERGMVLTGGGALIRDVDRLLMEETGLPVIVAEDPLTCVARGGGKVLETIDEHGGDLFSDD from the coding sequence ATGTTTAATAAATTACGTGGCCTTTTTTCAACTGACCTATCGATTGACTTAGGTACAGCCAATACTCTTATTTATGTACGAGACCAAGGGATTGTGCTCGATGAGCCTTCAGTCGTAGCCATTCGTCAAGATCGAACTGGTGGTGCAAAATCAATTGCTGCCGTTGGTGAGGCTGCAAAGAAAATGTTAGGTAGAACGCCTGGAAGCATTGTTGCCATCCGTCCAATGAAAGATGGCGTGATCGCCGACTTTGAAGTGACTGAGAAAATGCTTCAGCACTTTATTCGTAAAGTTCACGATAATACTTTCTTCCGCCCAAGTCCTCGCGTACTGGTTTGTGTCCCATGTGGATCCACTCAGGTAGAACGACGTGCGATTAAAGAATCGGCATTGGGAGCTGGTGCTCGTGATGTTTACCTGATTGAAGAACCGGTTGCTGCAGCGGTTGGTGCTGGATTGCCTGTGAACGAAGCGCGTGGTTCGATGGTTGTGGATATCGGTGGTGGTACAACCGAGATTGCAATTTTATCTTTGAATGGCGTGGTTTACTCTGATTCGGTTCGAATCGGTGGTGACCGTTTTGACGAAGCTATCATAGAGTACATCCGTCGTAATTACGGCACAATTATTGGTGAAGCGACAGCTGAGCGTATCAAGCATGAAATCGGTACTGCTTATCCTGGCACAGAAGTTCGCGAGCTAGACGTTCGTGGTCGTAATCTGGCTGAAGGTATTCCTCGTAGCTTTACTATAAACAGTAATGAAATTTTAGAAGCTCTACAAAACCCACTACACGGTATTGTGCGCGCGGTAAAAACTGTATTAGAACAGTCGCCTCCTGAATTGGCTGCTGATATCTCTGAGCGCGGCATGGTATTGACGGGTGGTGGTGCATTGATTCGTGATGTAGACCGTTTGTTGATGGAAGAGACCGGCTTGCCAGTGATTGTGGCTGAAGATCCATTAACGTGTGTAGCTCGTGGTGGTGGGAAAGTATTAGAAACCATCGATGAGCACGGTGGAGATTTATTCTCAGACGATTAA
- the prmC gene encoding peptide chain release factor N(5)-glutamine methyltransferase translates to MSHTVSDAIDWAIAQLSTSDSPKLDAELLLAFQLEKNRSWLKTWPEKELSQAAFQEFQSLVKRRASGEPVAYILGHQDFWTFNLAVTPDTLIPRPETEHLVECALEHLPVEKAARVVDLGTGTGAIAMAIASERPNAEVWAVDVSEQALAVAEKNRHRYQLENVTCLHSHWLDQWPNKPLDLVVSNPPYIADNDPHLNDLSYEPITALVAEDSGLSDIRIISEQAKSHLKPGGWLMFEHGFEQAEPVQKILRELGYESIETIKDYAGHARVTIGRLTEL, encoded by the coding sequence TTGAGTCATACTGTCAGTGATGCCATCGACTGGGCTATTGCGCAATTATCGACAAGCGATAGCCCTAAACTGGATGCCGAACTATTACTGGCTTTTCAATTAGAGAAGAATCGCAGCTGGTTGAAGACCTGGCCGGAAAAGGAATTGTCTCAGGCTGCATTTCAAGAGTTTCAATCACTTGTTAAGAGGCGCGCCAGTGGTGAGCCGGTTGCCTACATTCTGGGGCATCAGGATTTCTGGACGTTCAACTTAGCGGTCACGCCTGATACTTTAATACCACGTCCTGAAACCGAGCACCTTGTGGAGTGCGCCCTCGAGCATTTGCCTGTTGAAAAGGCTGCACGAGTGGTCGATCTGGGAACCGGCACTGGCGCTATTGCTATGGCTATTGCCAGTGAGCGGCCGAATGCAGAAGTCTGGGCTGTAGACGTCAGCGAACAGGCATTAGCTGTTGCGGAAAAAAATCGCCACCGTTATCAGCTGGAGAACGTGACCTGTCTACACAGTCATTGGCTCGACCAATGGCCGAACAAGCCGCTGGATCTGGTCGTTAGCAATCCGCCTTATATTGCTGACAACGATCCGCATCTCAATGATTTGAGCTATGAGCCAATAACGGCACTGGTCGCTGAAGATAGTGGTCTATCTGATATACGAATTATCAGTGAGCAGGCTAAAAGTCATCTCAAGCCGGGGGGCTGGCTGATGTTCGAGCATGGATTCGAGCAGGCCGAGCCAGTGCAGAAGATTTTGCGTGAATTGGGTTACGAATCGATTGAGACCATCAAAGATTATGCCGGACATGCCCGTGTGACCATTGGACGTTTAACTGAACTTTAG
- the mreD gene encoding rod shape-determining protein MreD codes for MQNDKKRGSWVIILSLLIALILSVIPLPDSWQPFRPDWLFLVLGYWVVALPHRIGLFWAFIWGLIYDALMGSTLGLHSFTLCVLVFILQLNFQRIRIYPIWKQALTMGFLSLPYLGLVLWLSRITGSPESSFTYWLSAGINTLLWPWLFILLRDIRRYFRVI; via the coding sequence ATGCAGAATGATAAAAAGCGTGGTAGCTGGGTTATAATTTTAAGCCTTCTTATCGCTTTAATTTTAAGCGTTATTCCGCTACCCGATTCATGGCAGCCCTTCAGGCCAGACTGGCTATTTTTAGTGCTGGGTTACTGGGTGGTGGCACTGCCTCATCGCATTGGCCTTTTTTGGGCATTTATATGGGGGCTGATTTACGATGCATTGATGGGAAGTACGCTCGGCCTGCATAGTTTTACTTTGTGCGTATTGGTTTTTATCTTGCAGCTGAATTTCCAGCGTATTCGAATATATCCAATCTGGAAGCAGGCTCTGACCATGGGCTTTTTAAGTCTTCCTTATCTAGGGCTGGTTCTGTGGCTGTCACGGATTACCGGTAGTCCGGAAAGTAGTTTTACCTATTGGCTTTCGGCTGGGATTAACACGCTGCTATGGCCCTGGTTATTCATTTTACTTCGTGATATCCGCCGTTACTTCAGGGTGATTTAA
- the prfA gene encoding peptide chain release factor 1, with protein MQDSVSQKLEGLVDRHEELEALLGDPEIISDQNKFRDLSKEYSQLEEVVKAFQQYQEAVENLESAEEMLKDDDPDMREMAQEELKSAKETIEQLEVDLQKLLLPRDPNDDKNTFLEIRAGTGGDEAAIFAGDLFRMYSKYAEKHRWQVEVISESQGEHGGYKEIILRIIGDGVYSRLKFESGAHRVQRVPETESQGRIHTSACTVAVMPEADAVDAVDINPADLKVDTFRASGAGGQHVNKTDSAIRITHLPTGVVVECQDERSQHKNRAKAMSVLQSRLQAAEEAKQQSEQTEMRRNLVGTGDRSDRIRTYNYPQGRMTDHRINLTLYKLDEIMEGDIDQIVEPLIQEHQADQLAALSGQSE; from the coding sequence TTGCAGGATTCTGTCAGTCAAAAATTAGAAGGCTTGGTTGATCGTCATGAAGAGCTTGAAGCTTTGCTTGGTGATCCTGAGATTATTTCCGATCAAAATAAATTCCGCGATCTTTCAAAAGAATATTCACAGCTGGAAGAAGTTGTTAAAGCCTTTCAGCAGTATCAGGAAGCGGTAGAAAATCTGGAAAGCGCTGAGGAAATGTTGAAGGATGATGATCCTGATATGCGTGAAATGGCTCAGGAAGAGCTGAAAAGTGCGAAGGAAACCATCGAACAGCTGGAAGTCGACTTGCAGAAATTATTGCTGCCAAGAGATCCTAACGACGATAAAAATACCTTCCTGGAAATTCGTGCTGGTACGGGTGGTGATGAAGCGGCTATTTTTGCTGGTGATTTATTCCGTATGTACAGTAAGTACGCCGAAAAACATCGCTGGCAGGTTGAAGTCATCAGCGAGAGCCAGGGTGAGCATGGCGGCTATAAAGAAATTATTCTACGTATTATTGGTGACGGTGTTTATTCCCGATTAAAGTTTGAATCGGGCGCACACCGGGTACAGCGCGTTCCTGAAACCGAATCCCAGGGCCGAATTCATACCTCTGCCTGTACTGTGGCAGTGATGCCGGAAGCGGACGCAGTTGATGCGGTTGATATTAATCCTGCGGATTTAAAAGTCGATACGTTCCGTGCCTCGGGTGCAGGTGGTCAGCACGTTAACAAAACTGACTCGGCGATTCGTATTACGCACCTTCCTACAGGTGTCGTCGTCGAGTGTCAGGATGAACGTTCGCAGCATAAGAACCGCGCTAAGGCGATGTCTGTATTGCAGTCACGTTTACAGGCAGCTGAAGAAGCAAAGCAGCAGTCAGAGCAGACAGAGATGCGTCGTAACCTGGTCGGTACCGGAGACCGTTCGGACCGAATTCGCACCTATAACTACCCTCAGGGACGTATGACGGATCACCGTATTAACCTGACTCTGTATAAGCTGGATGAAATTATGGAAGGTGACATTGATCAGATCGTTGAGCCTCTTATTCAGGAGCACCAGGCGGATCAGTTAGCTGCCTTGTCGGGTCAAAGCGAATAA
- the rng gene encoding ribonuclease G — translation MRDEILINITPQETRASIVENGVLQEVHLERTENRGIVGNIYKGVVKRVMPGMQAAFVDIGHDKAAFLHLADIVTDKAEGSKQAIEGSQLLDKQQAQETDITTVLHEGQKIIVQVIKDPISSKGARLTTHITIPSRYLVLMPDTEHVGVSQRIDNQDERVRLRELLEEHQELDNGFIIRTAAEGASEKELVRDALFLAKLWNGITDKSKQVKAPGLVHEDLGLELRIMRDIFEDDVERVRIDDEKALERIRDFVKEFLPEMESRIELYQSERPIFDLYNVEEEIKKALERKVQLKSGGYLIIDQTEAMTTVDVNTGAFVGHKNLEETIFRTNLEAATALARQLRLRNLGGIIIVDFIDMKDEEHKRQVLRTLEKLLEKDHVKTQITEVSTLGLVEMTRKRSRESLERLLCEPCQQCNGRGYVKTAVTVCYEIFRELSRAARTYDVQKFLVLASQEVVDCLLDEEASSLGDLEVEIDKPIKLQVESLYSPEQFDVVLM, via the coding sequence ATGCGTGATGAAATTCTGATTAATATTACGCCTCAGGAGACGCGTGCTTCTATCGTGGAAAATGGCGTGTTGCAGGAAGTTCATTTAGAGCGCACAGAAAATAGAGGTATTGTCGGTAATATCTATAAAGGTGTTGTTAAGCGAGTAATGCCTGGGATGCAAGCGGCTTTTGTCGACATCGGTCATGATAAAGCTGCTTTTCTTCACCTGGCGGATATCGTGACTGATAAAGCCGAGGGCAGTAAGCAGGCTATCGAGGGTTCTCAATTACTGGACAAGCAACAGGCACAGGAAACCGATATCACTACGGTCCTGCACGAAGGTCAGAAGATCATAGTGCAGGTCATCAAAGATCCCATCAGCAGTAAAGGCGCCCGATTAACGACTCATATTACGATTCCTTCCCGTTACCTGGTGTTAATGCCTGACACCGAGCATGTTGGTGTCTCACAAAGAATCGATAACCAGGACGAACGGGTCAGGTTGCGTGAGTTGCTGGAAGAGCATCAAGAGCTCGACAATGGATTTATTATTCGAACCGCAGCTGAAGGTGCATCTGAAAAAGAACTGGTTCGTGATGCTTTATTTCTCGCAAAGTTGTGGAATGGGATCACCGACAAGTCAAAACAAGTTAAAGCCCCCGGTTTGGTTCATGAGGACCTCGGATTAGAGCTTAGGATCATGCGTGATATCTTCGAGGATGACGTCGAAAGAGTTCGTATTGATGATGAAAAAGCTTTGGAGCGAATTCGAGATTTTGTAAAAGAGTTTTTGCCAGAGATGGAAAGCCGGATCGAGTTGTATCAGAGCGAACGTCCAATCTTTGATCTTTACAACGTCGAGGAGGAAATTAAAAAAGCTCTGGAACGAAAAGTACAGTTAAAATCGGGTGGTTACCTAATCATTGATCAGACTGAAGCGATGACTACGGTAGATGTTAACACCGGTGCTTTTGTTGGTCATAAAAATCTGGAAGAAACCATTTTCAGAACGAATCTGGAAGCTGCGACCGCTTTAGCTAGACAGTTAAGACTAAGAAACCTTGGCGGCATCATTATTGTTGATTTTATTGACATGAAAGATGAAGAGCATAAGCGTCAGGTATTAAGAACACTGGAAAAGCTACTGGAAAAGGATCATGTTAAAACTCAGATAACTGAAGTGTCTACTCTGGGCTTGGTTGAGATGACCCGCAAACGATCCAGAGAAAGTCTGGAGCGACTGCTGTGCGAGCCATGCCAACAATGTAATGGTCGAGGTTATGTTAAAACCGCAGTCACAGTCTGTTATGAAATCTTCCGTGAGCTGAGCCGGGCGGCACGAACCTATGATGTACAAAAATTTCTAGTTTTGGCAAGTCAGGAAGTCGTCGACTGTCTACTGGATGAAGAGGCTAGCAGTCTCGGTGATTTAGAAGTAGAAATTGATAAACCTATAAAACTGCAGGTCGAAAGCTTATATTCGCCAGAGCAGTTTGACGTTGTTTTAATGTAA
- the mreC gene encoding rod shape-determining protein MreC, translating to MKNIFTQGPSLLLQLLFSLLLASLMMVLDYRYDYLSSARKGVSTVFAPIYFLANLPNEIASWADNNIVSRNDLIDQNRRLKDELLILKAQNQRLIGLESENARLRSLLGSSRTLRGKRVIAEVLNIDSSLFANELILNKGSMDDVFVGQPVVDAEGIMGQIVEVSTSTSRMILINDQKHAIPVRIDRNGVRAIAQGNGRLLYLRHLPNTIDVKEGDILLSSGLGQRFPDGYPVAKVISVVRQTAQPYAEIQAEPTANINRANHVLLLWPYHDPKVKDPTNPEVSQSELEGETGPDAE from the coding sequence ATTAAAAATATATTTACTCAGGGACCGTCGTTGTTGCTACAGCTGCTTTTTAGTTTGCTTTTAGCTTCCTTAATGATGGTGCTTGATTATCGCTATGACTATTTGAGCAGTGCCCGTAAAGGTGTTTCCACTGTGTTTGCACCTATTTATTTTTTAGCGAACCTTCCTAATGAAATTGCTTCCTGGGCCGATAACAATATTGTCAGTCGTAATGATTTGATTGATCAAAATCGTCGTTTAAAAGACGAGTTACTTATTCTTAAAGCACAAAACCAACGCCTCATTGGTCTTGAATCTGAAAACGCCCGTTTGCGATCACTGCTTGGCTCCTCCAGAACATTGCGTGGAAAACGAGTCATTGCTGAGGTTCTTAATATCGATAGTAGCCTGTTCGCTAATGAGCTGATTCTAAACAAAGGCAGCATGGATGATGTTTTTGTGGGGCAGCCGGTGGTGGATGCGGAAGGCATCATGGGGCAAATCGTCGAGGTATCGACTTCAACGTCACGAATGATCCTGATTAATGATCAGAAGCATGCAATTCCTGTCAGGATCGATCGAAACGGTGTTCGAGCCATTGCGCAGGGTAATGGTCGTTTACTGTATTTAAGACATCTGCCGAATACGATTGATGTTAAAGAAGGGGATATTCTGCTAAGTTCGGGCTTAGGACAGCGTTTCCCGGACGGTTATCCTGTGGCTAAAGTGATATCGGTAGTTAGGCAGACTGCTCAGCCATATGCTGAAATTCAGGCAGAGCCAACCGCCAATATTAATCGTGCTAATCATGTCCTGCTATTGTGGCCCTATCACGATCCAAAAGTGAAAGACCCAACCAATCCAGAGGTATCACAATCAGAGTTAGAAGGGGAGACAGGTCCTGATGCAGAATGA